A section of the Methanosphaera sp. genome encodes:
- a CDS encoding tributyrin esterase, protein MKEYIIDAKDMSEKMITRSIKEHADEYDKIIITNPHSKHNIAAGLTSDVELEIQGSAGYFVATMINGPKVHITHNAGWFAGDNMTEGELIVDGGSGDGAGQGIYDGVVVIRKDTGSRTGEIMKGGTVIIGGNSGFMTGLLMMGGRLIVLGDVSDDAGESIMRGTIYVGGEIKSLGKDAVISPTTDEDIAQLKEVLEKYDFKLTDKQYKNFKKITNKKDATGVDQ, encoded by the coding sequence ATGAAAGAATACATAATCGATGCAAAAGATATGTCAGAGAAGATGATTACAAGATCCATTAAAGAACATGCAGATGAATATGATAAAATCATAATTACAAATCCACACTCAAAACACAACATTGCAGCAGGACTAACAAGCGATGTAGAACTAGAAATACAAGGATCTGCAGGATACTTTGTTGCAACAATGATAAATGGTCCAAAAGTTCACATCACACATAATGCTGGATGGTTTGCTGGAGATAATATGACAGAAGGTGAATTAATAGTAGATGGTGGATCTGGTGATGGAGCAGGACAAGGAATCTATGATGGAGTAGTTGTAATACGTAAAGATACAGGATCACGTACAGGAGAAATCATGAAAGGAGGAACTGTTATAATAGGTGGAAACAGTGGATTTATGACAGGACTTCTTATGATGGGAGGAAGACTCATAGTACTAGGTGATGTATCAGATGATGCTGGTGAATCAATAATGCGTGGAACCATCTATGTAGGTGGAGAAATTAAAAGTCTTGGAAAAGATGCAGTAATTAGTCCAACAACAGATGAAGACATAGCACAACTAAAAGAAGTACTAGAAAAATACGACTTCAAACTAACAGATAAACAATATAAAAACTTCAAAAAAATAACAAATAAAAAAGATGCAACAGGAGTTGATCAGTAG
- the npdG gene encoding NADPH-dependent F420 reductase has translation MKVAIIGGTGSQGLNLGKRFAIAGEEVIIGSRKEEKALTKVEETLELLKDYDNINMVGMCNEDAAKEGDLLILTVPLAAQKPTLQSIKEFVGDKIVLDATVPLETAIGGSPARFVDLMEGSAAERTAKILKKTDAKVISAFCNISNSLLENIPEPIDCDCLIAGNDNEAKKVAIELIEKIPGVDCIDCGKLEKARMIEKITPLLIGLNIKYKSHFGGIRITGIKKE, from the coding sequence ATGAAAGTAGCAATTATTGGTGGAACAGGTTCACAAGGATTAAACCTTGGTAAAAGATTTGCAATCGCAGGAGAAGAAGTAATTATCGGATCCCGTAAAGAAGAAAAAGCATTAACAAAAGTAGAAGAAACACTTGAATTACTCAAAGACTACGATAACATAAACATGGTAGGAATGTGTAATGAAGATGCAGCAAAAGAAGGAGATCTATTAATATTAACAGTACCACTAGCTGCACAAAAACCAACACTTCAATCAATAAAAGAATTTGTTGGAGATAAAATTGTACTTGATGCAACAGTACCACTTGAAACAGCAATTGGTGGATCACCTGCAAGATTTGTAGATTTAATGGAAGGATCAGCAGCAGAAAGAACAGCAAAAATCCTTAAAAAAACAGATGCAAAAGTAATATCAGCATTCTGTAACATAAGTAACTCACTTCTTGAAAACATTCCAGAACCAATTGATTGTGACTGTCTCATAGCAGGAAATGATAATGAAGCTAAAAAAGTAGCAATTGAACTTATTGAAAAAATCCCTGGTGTAGACTGTATTGACTGTGGTAAACTTGAAAAAGCAAGAATGATTGAAAAAATCACACCTCTTCTTATTG
- a CDS encoding glutamine amidotransferase family protein — protein sequence MCGIAGLLYKDKKTHNVGKEMTDMLHSLQHRGPDSAGFSIYGGLELADNQYELNVELKNKPGLLNQLKTTLTQITPIFNEQTFNSPDGYIIYRCIIKLDKYELLEALIQNLNRIEDLRVINGSHSFEMIKDVGLVKDIAERYDIKSIKGTHAIGHTRFATESTIDRYHAHPYQSYITPDITVVHNGQITNYWKIRDPLERKGHHFESNNDTECIVHYIADKLHEGYKLEEALEDAVEDLDGPFSLLVGTPNGIGIAKDKLGLRPGVMAENDEVFAIASEEMALQDVMETDHVEQIAPGEVRAYTM from the coding sequence ATGTGTGGAATAGCAGGACTACTATATAAAGATAAAAAAACACATAATGTCGGAAAAGAAATGACTGACATGCTTCATTCACTACAACACAGAGGTCCTGACTCTGCAGGATTTTCAATCTATGGAGGACTTGAACTTGCAGATAACCAGTATGAATTAAATGTAGAACTTAAAAACAAACCAGGACTACTAAACCAACTAAAAACAACACTAACACAGATTACACCTATATTTAATGAACAAACATTCAACTCACCCGATGGATACATAATATACAGATGTATAATTAAACTTGATAAATATGAACTTCTTGAAGCATTAATACAAAACCTTAACAGAATTGAAGATCTACGTGTAATAAATGGATCACACTCATTTGAAATGATAAAAGATGTAGGACTTGTAAAAGATATAGCAGAAAGATATGATATAAAATCAATAAAAGGAACACATGCAATAGGACATACAAGATTTGCAACAGAAAGTACAATTGACAGATACCATGCACACCCATATCAAAGCTACATAACACCTGATATAACAGTTGTACACAATGGACAAATAACAAACTACTGGAAAATACGAGATCCACTAGAACGTAAAGGACATCATTTTGAATCAAACAATGATACAGAATGTATAGTACACTACATAGCAGATAAACTCCATGAAGGATACAAACTCGAAGAAGCATTAGAAGATGCAGTAGAAGATCTTGACGGACCATTTTCACTCCTTGTAGGAACACCAAATGGTATAGGAATAGCAAAAGATAAACTAGGACTAAGACCAGGAGTAATGGCAGAAAATGATGAAGTATTTGCAATAGCATCAGAGGAAATGGCACTACAAGATGTAATGGAAACAGACCATGTAGAACAAATTGCACCAGGTGAAGTACGAGCATATACTATGTAA
- a CDS encoding glutamate synthase-related protein, producing the protein MAFFVNRRSEICKSKNNRPGCCGYLCDKPREKNCKNCYSCYVNCPHDVYEVINDEPMAVHQERCVGCRICEGMCPTNAIYIQSMPDETRGVWDASTISEIRRKTQTGNYKVRGCGATRHIPTFDDLSILPAQVSRPPIDSYREPCNTKVTLGARFAENPIEIGTPIMIGAMSFGAVSKETKLAFARGATLANTIANTGEGGMLPEERKYADKLIAQYASGRFGVSAEYLNNADAVEIKIGQGAKSGMGGHLLAHKVTAEVAKIRNIPEGVDALSPARHMDIVGPEDLAMKISQLRDITDWKVPIIVKFTAGRVKEDVKIAAKAGADIIVIDGMQGGTGAAPDVIVEHSGIPTIEAIVKADEALKEVNLRSEVNLVAAGGIRSGADVAKAIALGADATYIATSALIAIGCNVCQACSNGRCPKGIATQERTLRRRLDPVRSGQNLANYINAMTKEAEMLTQQAGNTDLQKLEKQDLVALSMEASQITGVPLI; encoded by the coding sequence GTGGCATTTTTTGTAAATAGAAGATCTGAAATATGTAAATCTAAAAATAACAGACCTGGATGTTGTGGATATCTCTGTGATAAGCCACGTGAGAAGAATTGTAAAAACTGTTATAGCTGTTATGTTAACTGTCCACACGATGTATATGAAGTAATAAATGATGAACCAATGGCTGTACATCAGGAAAGATGTGTTGGATGTAGAATATGTGAGGGAATGTGTCCTACAAATGCTATTTATATTCAATCTATGCCTGATGAGACACGTGGAGTATGGGATGCATCAACAATATCTGAAATTAGACGTAAAACACAGACAGGTAACTATAAAGTACGTGGATGTGGAGCAACACGTCATATTCCAACATTTGATGATTTAAGTATACTTCCAGCACAGGTATCACGTCCTCCTATTGATTCATATCGTGAACCATGTAATACAAAAGTTACACTAGGTGCACGTTTTGCTGAAAATCCAATTGAAATAGGTACACCTATCATGATTGGTGCAATGTCATTTGGTGCTGTAAGTAAAGAAACAAAACTTGCATTTGCTCGTGGTGCTACACTTGCAAATACCATTGCAAATACAGGTGAAGGTGGAATGCTACCTGAGGAACGTAAATATGCAGATAAGCTCATTGCACAGTATGCATCTGGTAGATTTGGAGTGTCTGCAGAATATCTTAACAATGCTGATGCTGTTGAAATAAAAATTGGACAAGGTGCAAAATCTGGTATGGGTGGACATCTTCTTGCACACAAGGTAACTGCTGAAGTTGCAAAGATACGTAATATTCCAGAAGGTGTAGATGCTCTAAGTCCTGCACGTCATATGGATATTGTAGGTCCTGAGGATCTTGCAATGAAAATTAGTCAACTTCGTGATATTACGGACTGGAAAGTTCCTATTATTGTGAAATTTACAGCAGGTCGTGTAAAAGAGGATGTTAAAATTGCAGCTAAAGCTGGAGCAGATATAATTGTTATTGATGGTATGCAGGGTGGTACTGGTGCTGCTCCTGATGTTATTGTAGAACATTCTGGTATTCCTACAATTGAGGCAATTGTTAAAGCTGATGAAGCTCTTAAAGAAGTTAATTTAAGATCTGAAGTTAATCTTGTTGCAGCAGGTGGTATAAGATCTGGTGCTGATGTTGCAAAAGCTATTGCTCTTGGTGCTGATGCTACATATATTGCAACTTCTGCACTTATTGCAATTGGATGTAATGTATGTCAAGCATGTAGTAATGGTAGATGTCCTAAAGGTATAGCAACACAGGAAAGAACACTTAGACGTAGACTTGACCCTGTACGTAGTGGTCAAAATCTTGCAAATTATATTAATGCAATGACAAAAGAAGCTGAAATGCTAACACAACAAGCAGGTAATACTGATTTACAGAAACTTGAAAAACAAGATCTTGTTGCTTTAAGTATGGAAGCATCACAAATTACAGGTGTTCCTCTAATATAG
- a CDS encoding Coenzyme F420 hydrogenase/dehydrogenase, beta subunit C-terminal domain, with the protein MTEKIALVGTPCEMLTAAKLQHYTQSPIEYKIGLFCMENFSYSYLSNLMSQYDVDYDDIKKFRIEKGFGFLTLNDDSQIKIPISDLQDVVRKNCNICVDLTSEKADISIGSIGSADGYSTVIIRNEKLDEIIQKAIDDGYFEVKLLSEKQEKILKRLSSNKKKRNLENIEEKESRSKPVLYMRDVEMSHILDENMVSNFVDLKANVIDNASCVHCGGCEYMCPYDLIKIDDTKPFTTKKCPDDCHACFIICPRTYTPDKLKFDNKKAIGEYTSIMSLKSLKDYPTQDGGVITTLLEYLMENEYVDKTVIVDKKEDQPWKPYAKLTDDINDVIAASGTKYSVCPVFKPLKELKEEGK; encoded by the coding sequence GTGACAGAAAAAATAGCACTTGTTGGAACTCCATGTGAGATGCTAACTGCAGCAAAACTACAACACTATACACAATCACCTATAGAATATAAAATTGGACTATTTTGTATGGAAAACTTCTCATATTCATATCTTAGCAACCTAATGAGTCAATATGATGTAGACTATGATGATATTAAAAAATTCAGAATAGAGAAAGGATTTGGATTTTTAACACTAAATGATGATTCACAAATAAAAATACCAATATCAGATCTTCAAGATGTTGTACGTAAAAACTGTAACATCTGTGTTGATTTAACATCAGAAAAAGCTGACATTTCAATAGGATCAATAGGTTCAGCTGATGGATATTCAACAGTAATAATAAGAAATGAAAAGCTTGATGAAATCATACAAAAAGCTATAGATGATGGATATTTTGAAGTAAAACTACTAAGTGAAAAACAAGAAAAGATTCTTAAAAGATTATCTTCAAATAAAAAGAAAAGAAATCTTGAAAATATAGAAGAAAAAGAATCAAGATCAAAACCAGTACTTTATATGCGTGATGTAGAAATGAGCCATATACTTGATGAAAATATGGTATCAAACTTTGTTGATCTTAAAGCTAATGTTATAGATAATGCATCATGTGTACATTGTGGTGGATGTGAATATATGTGTCCATATGATCTTATTAAAATTGATGATACAAAACCATTTACAACCAAGAAATGTCCTGATGATTGTCATGCATGTTTTATAATCTGTCCAAGAACATACACACCAGATAAATTAAAATTTGATAATAAAAAAGCTATCGGTGAATATACATCTATAATGTCACTTAAAAGCTTAAAAGATTATCCAACACAAGATGGTGGTGTAATAACAACACTTCTTGAGTACTTAATGGAAAATGAATATGTAGATAAAACTGTTATTGTAGATAAAAAAGAAGATCAACCATGGAAACCATATGCAAAACTAACAGATGATATTAATGATGTAATTGCTGCATCTGGTACAAAATACTCAGTATGTCCTGTATTTAAACCATTAAAAGAACTTAAAGAGGAGGGAAAATAA
- the pdxT gene encoding pyridoxal 5'-phosphate synthase glutaminase subunit PdxT: protein MITMGILDLQGDVEEHQIMTQKAFDEMQIEGKTKLVNVLEDIKDCDGLIISGGESSTIGMHLERTGLLEYIRESKIPVLGTCAGLVLLSKDTKKDQILLGLIDMEVKRNGFGRQRMSFETEIEFDGEKYPGIFIRAPYAENIADNVEILSKYDGKVIGVKQDQYMAIAFHPELTENTLIHRKFIEEVIECVE from the coding sequence ATGATAACAATGGGAATTTTAGATTTACAAGGAGATGTAGAAGAACACCAAATAATGACACAAAAAGCATTTGATGAAATGCAAATTGAAGGAAAAACAAAGCTTGTAAATGTTCTTGAAGATATTAAAGACTGTGACGGACTAATAATTTCAGGTGGAGAAAGTTCCACAATAGGAATGCACCTTGAAAGAACAGGACTACTTGAATATATAAGGGAATCTAAAATTCCTGTACTAGGTACATGTGCAGGACTTGTACTTCTATCAAAAGATACAAAAAAAGACCAAATCCTACTAGGACTTATAGATATGGAAGTGAAAAGAAATGGATTTGGAAGACAAAGAATGTCATTTGAAACAGAAATAGAATTTGATGGAGAAAAATATCCTGGAATATTCATAAGAGCACCATATGCAGAAAATATAGCAGATAATGTAGAAATACTAAGTAAATACGATGGAAAAGTAATAGGAGTAAAACAAGACCAATATATGGCAATAGCATTCCATCCAGAATTAACAGAAAATACACTTATACATAGAAAATTTATAGAAGAGGTAATAGAATGTGTGGAATAG
- a CDS encoding malate dehydrogenase yields the protein MSKVTIMGASGTIGKNVAFNLAKEDSVSEIVMFGRESSYDKITGEISDMYDALAAEDIDCYLKASCSFEDLEDSKVVLISSGIPRKEGMNRLDLAIPNGKIVKEYSEAVAKYAPDAIILIVTNPVDVMTTIALRASGFDKSKVIGLGNHLDSLRLKQILAQFFRINSGEINTRVIGEHGDHMVPLLSYTTIGGVLIQNFADKLPLSVEEMVERLRSAGNFIISRKGATEYGPVFAVTNIISVILNNSRKILTVSTYLEGEVEGVYDVSLGIPVILSRKGIRSIVPLKMEEDEKKQFLEAARAVKKSTYEVRRELGL from the coding sequence ATGTCAAAAGTAACAATAATGGGAGCATCAGGAACAATAGGTAAAAATGTAGCATTTAACCTTGCAAAAGAAGACAGTGTTAGTGAAATTGTAATGTTTGGACGTGAAAGTAGCTATGATAAAATAACTGGTGAAATATCAGATATGTATGATGCACTTGCAGCAGAAGATATAGATTGTTATCTTAAAGCATCATGTAGCTTTGAAGATCTTGAAGATTCAAAGGTAGTTCTTATATCATCAGGAATTCCAAGAAAAGAGGGAATGAATAGACTTGATCTTGCTATACCTAATGGTAAGATTGTGAAGGAATATTCTGAGGCTGTTGCAAAGTATGCACCAGATGCTATTATATTAATTGTTACAAATCCAGTAGATGTAATGACAACAATTGCACTTCGTGCATCAGGATTTGATAAATCAAAAGTTATTGGTCTTGGAAATCACCTTGATTCTCTTAGATTAAAACAGATTCTTGCACAGTTTTTCCGTATAAATAGTGGTGAAATTAATACTCGTGTTATTGGTGAACATGGAGATCATATGGTGCCACTTTTAAGTTATACTACAATTGGTGGGGTATTAATACAGAACTTTGCAGATAAATTACCTCTTAGTGTTGAGGAGATGGTTGAACGTCTACGTTCTGCTGGTAACTTTATTATTAGTCGTAAGGGTGCAACAGAGTATGGTCCTGTTTTTGCTGTTACAAATATTATTTCAGTAATTCTTAATAATAGTCGTAAAATATTAACAGTAAGTACTTACCTTGAAGGTGAAGTTGAAGGTGTATATGATGTATCACTTGGTATTCCTGTAATTTTATCAAGAAAAGGTATTAGAAGTATTGTTCCCCTTAAAATGGAAGAAGATGAGAAAAAACAGTTCCTTGAAGCAGCTCGTGCTGTTAAAAAGAGTACCTATGAGGTAAGACGTGAACTTGGATTATAG